From one Camarhynchus parvulus chromosome 25, STF_HiC, whole genome shotgun sequence genomic stretch:
- the SLAMF1 gene encoding signaling lymphocytic activation molecule, translated as MGSGAWLRLLLALAALWGTRARETQLGTLGAPTLLQVPQELRNRTREFGEASWKKITEEPLKKKFLLKISGGNHTEFEPGRLRFHRRSFSLEILNTSRDDGRLYEYSVYKGEEEEVWQIQLEVLEPVADPSIRILRRESSNGSCWLELSCSSERGDEVSYSWDSRDGRAGGAGGLCRANGSVLALSFPLRSAAFGCVCTARNRVSSARAAFDTARCGARHRGVPGVRTELLVPLVVLSVIIVIIIVMVIVAVVTRRATRSAKHGPEPSQVTPDTAQAAPASATIYAQVQRVQKPKGTVPSATPVSCTTIYAAATGPPPAPNGAPRSQPGPQPRGGAPAVPGEAHEEQGQPLGHGHDQRSPVVEIPRNYWKRIPESWNRAGV; from the exons GGACCCGAGCCAGGGAAACGCAGCTGGGGACTCTGGGGGCGCCGACGCTGCTGCAGGTGCCCCAGGAGCTGCGGAATCGCACCAGGGAGTTCGGGGAAGCCTCCTGGAAGAAGATCACCGAGGAGCCACTCaagaagaaattcctgctgaagaTTTCGGGCGGGAACCACACGGAGTTCGAGCCGGGGCGGCTGCGCTTCCACCGGCGGagcttttccctggaaatccTCAACACCAGCCGGGACGATGGGCGGCTCTACGAGTACAGCGTCTACAAgggcgaggaggaggaagtCTGGCAGATCCAGCTGGAAGTGCTCG AGCCGGTGGCCGATCCCAGCATCCGCATCCTGCGCCGGGAATCCTCCAacgggagctgctggctggagctgagctgctcctcgGAGCGGGGGGACGAGGTTTCCTACAGCTGGGACAGCCGGGAcggccgggccggcggcgcCGGGGGGCTCTGCCGGGCCAACGGCAGCGTCCTGGCGCTCTCGTTCCCGCTGCGGAGCGCGGCCTTCGGCTGCGTCTGCACCGCGCGGAACCGCGTCAGCAGCGCCCGCGCCGCCTTCGACACCGCCCGGTGCGGAGCCCGGCACAGGG gtgtccccgggGTGAGGACAGAGCTCCTGGTGCCTCTGGTGGTGCTCAGTgtcatcatcgtcatcatcatcgTCATGGTCATCGTGGCTGTTGTCACCCGCAGGGCCACCCGCTCGGCCAAAC atggcccagagccctcccaggtCACCCCGGACACCGCCCAGGCCGCTCCGGCCAGCGCCACCATCTACGCCCAGGTGCAGCGGGTGCAg AAGCCCAAAGGGACCGTCCCCAGCGCCACCCCCGTGTCCTGCACCACCATCTACGCCGCGGCCACCGGGCCACCCCCGGCCCCCAACGGAGCCCCCCGCTCCCAGCCGGGTCCCCAGCCCCGTGGGGGCGCCCCCGCTGTCCCAG GAGAAGCCCACGAGGAGCAGGGTCAGCCCCTCGGCCACGGCCACGACCAGCGGTCTCCAGTGGTGGAAATTCCCCGGAATTACTGGaaaagaatcccagaatcctggAACCGGGCTGGGGTTTGA